In a single window of the Papaver somniferum cultivar HN1 chromosome 8, ASM357369v1, whole genome shotgun sequence genome:
- the LOC113305746 gene encoding transcription factor-like protein DPB, whose translation MSVSSRGMVTEGCSYVSGTGDVAAGVGGKSTLTTSTSVGFSPSSKTFNKFNLQAEYDDPWSAGNNNKKKAQTRAVGGLRQFSIQVCKKVESEARITYKEVIDELVAELSTTTPYMKRNYNEKNIRRRVYDSLNVLIAEDIISKDKNKEIQWRGTLHAACLNAVEHLKSQYLGLRNKIANKAAYLEELENQFVGLQNMVQRNKQLCCSGRKSATSGGVSLPFIIIHTPTPAKIRNFRGKRRQGI comes from the coding sequence ATGTCTGTTAGTAGTAGGGGGATGGTTACTGAAGGTTGTTCGTATGTATCCGGAACCGGGGACGTCGCTGCTGGGGTTGGTGGGAAATCAACGTTAACAACAAGTACAAGTGTGGGATTTTCTCCTTCTAGTAAAACCTTTAATAAGTTTAATCTTCAAGCAGAATATGATGATCCGTGGTCGgcgggaaataataataaaaaaaaagcacAAACACGGGCAGTAGGAGGACTTCGTCAATTTAGTATCCAAGTATGCAAAAAAGTTGAAAGCGAAGCTAGAATAACATATAAAGAAGTTATAGATGAGCTTGTTGCTGAACTTTCAACAACCACACCTTACATGAAACGAAATTATAATGAGAAAAATATTCGACGGAGAGTGTATGATTCCTTGAATGTTCTTATTGCAGAGGATATCATATCTAAGGATAAAAACAAAGAGATACAATGGAGAGGCACGCTTCATGCTGCATGCCTAAATGCTGTTGAACATCTTAAGTCTCAATACCTTGGCCTAAGAAACAAAATTGCAAACAAGGCTGCGTACTTGGAAGAACTTGAGAATCAATTTGTAGGTCTGCAGAATATGGTTCAGCGAAATAAGCAACTATGTTGTTCAGGGAGGAAATCTGCAACTTCAGGGGGTGTGTCGTTGCCTTTTATCATAATCCACACGCCTACACCTGCAAAAATTAGGAATTTCAGAGGTAAACGCAGACAGGGTATATGA